The Amycolatopsis solani genome segment GTTCGCGGTCGGGCTGTGCTCCGCTCGGCGACCACGCGGGCGGTGCCGATGGTCGCGGCTCGGGCCGACGTGGGCGGGCGGCGTCGTCAGTCGCGGCTGAGGCCGAAGTGCGCGGCCGGTGGAACGGAGTTGCGGCTTGGGGCGATGTGGCGGGCGATGCCGGTAGTCGCGGCTGGGGGCCGACGTGGGCGGGCGGTGCCGTCAGTCGCGGCTGGGGCCGAAGCGTTCCGTTCGGATCTGGTGGGGGTCGTGGCCGAGGGCCAGGAGGATGTCCGCGGCTGTTTCGACGAAGGCTGTCGGGCCGCAGATGAACGTTGTCGCTCCGAACTCTGCGGGCCAGGCTGCTGTGTTGAGGGTCGCCACGTCGATTCGGCGGGGGATGCCTGGGCGGCCTTCGGGGAGTTCGCGCGTGTAGACGTACGTGATGTCCAAGCCCGCCACCGGGGTGCGGAGTTCGTCGGCGTAGTACTGCTCTGCCGGGGTGCGCAGGGAGTAGATCAGCTTGAACGGGGTGCGGACGCCGGCCGCGCGGCGGGCGCGGATCATGGCCATCAGGGGGACGATGCCGGAGCCGCCCGCGATGAGGAGGACTGGCTCCGGGTTCTGGGGGTGCCAGGCGAACCAGCCGCCGATGGGGCCGCGGATCTCGATCGGGTCGCCGATCGCGTACGGGCCGGTGAGGTGCTCGGAGACTTCGCCGTCGGCGACGCGCTGGATCGTCAGCTCCACGCGGTCGCCGTTCGCGGGGGCGGCCAGGGAGTAGCTGCGCTGGGCCCGGTAGCCGTCCGCGGCCGTCAGGCGGACGTCGACGTGCTGGCCCGCCAGGTGTCCTGGCCAGCCGGGCAGGTCGAAGACGAGGGTGCGGGCCGTCGGGGTTTCGTCGCGGATTTCGGCCAGGCGGGCGACCCGCCAGGCTAGTCGCCCTGATACCGCTGTTCGCGCCATGGATCCCCGTAGTCGTGGTAGCCGACGTTCTCCCAGAAGCCCGGCTCGTCCCGGGTCTTCAGCTCCAGCCCGCGCACCCACTTCGCGGACTTCCAGAAGTACAGGTGCGGCACGAGCAGCCGCGCCGGGCCGCCGTGCTCGGGCGTCAGCGGCTTGCCGTCGTACTCGTAGGCGATCCAGGCCTGGCCGTCGAGCAGGTCGGCCAGCGGCAGGTTCGTCGTGTAGCCGCCGTAGGAGTGGACCAGCACGTAGTCGGCCTCGGTGTCGAGCCCGCCGACCAGCGTGTCGATCGCGACGCCGCGCCAGCGCGTGTCCAGTTTGGACCACTGGGTGACGCAGTGGATGTCCACCGTGGGCTTTTCGCTCGGCAGGGCCATCAACTCCGCCCAGCTCCACGTGTGCTTGTCACCCTTTTCGGTGGTGACCGCGAACTCCCACGTCTCGGTGCGCACGCGCGGCGTCGGCCCGGCGGACAGCACCGGGAAGTCCTCGGCCAGGTACTGCCCGGGCGGCAGGCGCGGGTTGCCACTGCGGGCGCGGCCCTGGAAACCCGGTGTCACGACACCCATGCGGCACTCCCTTCGCGGTCGAGCCGAGACTACGCCCGGACCTGCAATCCGAGCGACGTGACGAGCACCGCAGCCTGTTCGGGTGACACGATCGCGCCGGCCAGCTCGGCGTTCAGCGGGTCGAGGGCCGAGAGGTCGCTGCCCCGCAGGTCGGCCCGCGGCAGCTTGACCGCGTGGAGCAGCGCCGCCGACAGGTCGACGTCGGTGAACACCGCGGCGCCGCCGTTGGCCCCGGTCAGGTCGGCCTCCCGCATCCGGACGCCCTGGAAGGTGACCGAGCGCAGGTCGGCCCCGGCCAG includes the following:
- a CDS encoding ferredoxin reductase; protein product: MARTAVSGRLAWRVARLAEIRDETPTARTLVFDLPGWPGHLAGQHVDVRLTAADGYRAQRSYSLAAPANGDRVELTIQRVADGEVSEHLTGPYAIGDPIEIRGPIGGWFAWHPQNPEPVLLIAGGSGIVPLMAMIRARRAAGVRTPFKLIYSLRTPAEQYYADELRTPVAGLDITYVYTRELPEGRPGIPRRIDVATLNTAAWPAEFGATTFICGPTAFVETAADILLALGHDPHQIRTERFGPSRD
- a CDS encoding sulfite oxidase-like oxidoreductase encodes the protein MGVVTPGFQGRARSGNPRLPPGQYLAEDFPVLSAGPTPRVRTETWEFAVTTEKGDKHTWSWAELMALPSEKPTVDIHCVTQWSKLDTRWRGVAIDTLVGGLDTEADYVLVHSYGGYTTNLPLADLLDGQAWIAYEYDGKPLTPEHGGPARLLVPHLYFWKSAKWVRGLELKTRDEPGFWENVGYHDYGDPWREQRYQGD